In Euwallacea fornicatus isolate EFF26 chromosome 23, ASM4011564v1, whole genome shotgun sequence, the DNA window ttttaattatcaaccGTTAAAACTagtacgttttatttttaaaagaattttagcATAAATTCTAGAAGTCAGTCTGTtactatatatatttttaatttgtcgtTTAGGTGGTATTCAACCGCCTTATTTCAACGTTCAGAATTAGGCGATTTTTACAAGAAGGCATTTACGAAATCCTTGGAACAGTACAAAAGCGAGTCCGGGTCGTTTCCTTCGAAAGTTATTATTATCCGCGACGGCGTTGGGGATGGTCAATTAGAATCAACAAAGAAATACGAAGTGAGACAATTCGAAGATATTTTGCAACAATTTTGCCCTAATACGacgatttgttttattgtggtTCAAAAAAGGATAAATACGAGGATCTTCGGCATAACTCAAGGTGAGTTTTTGCATTACTATATGTTTTTCAAGAACGATCAATAATCAAATATCTAACTCGCAAAGAAACATGTTATTGTATAAATTGATAATGATGTGCCACACATGGACGAAATCCTTGTACTGTTATATTGGGGATCATCTACACCCGTTTTTCTTACttcaaaatatcttattttaaataacagagagaaaattaaatactaaaattagCATTAAATATTGTCCAATTCGACTATTCTCGGTTAAAGATAAGAAAAGTAGAAGAATCTTTAGTTAACGTTAATTGGGCAGAAATTTCTTTCCagtcaatattttaaagtgtTGCTACTTTCAGGACAAGCAGAAAATCCTCCTCCGGGAACAATCCTGGACCATACAGTTACTCAAAGACATCTTCATGACTTCTATATGGTGCCACAAAGTGTGAGACAAGGAACCGTCAATCCTACACACTATATAGGTAAGTGTGTGATAATATTAGATTACTCAACTAgtgattttaatatattggaCAATAAAGGTGGTGTGGGCAATGCGACCGAGTTGTACAGTGTTCCTTATGATCAAtagttaaaataacaaaataactcCATAATTAATATTAGTCGAACGAAGATAGATTTTCagttgtgactttttacagaAAGAACGAATTCTGTTTTTCGtacagaaaaaaacatttaattttgtttactgtGTAAATTATACTTTAATAAATGGAAACGGcatgaatttcaatttttttcagttaagtTTCCACCAAACACTcgaattttgttattattttttccagttCTCCACGATACGTGTAATCTGAAACCCGACCACGTCCAAAGGCTGTGTTATAAATTGTGCCATTTGTACTACAATTGGCCGGGCACCATTAAAGTGCCTGCGCCCTGTCAGTACGCTCACAAACTAGCAGCTATGGTAGGGCAACATATTAAAACGCAGCCATCGCCCGAACTAGCTGATAAACTTTGGTACCTGTAAACGAATAGTAGTTCAGAttcgatttgtttttattctacAGTGATGTGTTCCGTTTGagttaatacattttaattatgcaTGTGGGATTAAATGCGTTACTTTACAtagtttaagtattttttattgaaattggaTAAATAGTTCCTTTATTGTGGGTTGTAACACGTATCATTAAGGTTGTGTattttatattacaaagatCTAAGTTTTCAGACGTCGTGCCTTACTTTAACGtgaatatgtttatttttctaacgTCTTAAACTTTAGGGCCTAAGTTAAGGAAATTCAAACTCTGACGTTCGacacttaacttttttatatacTTGAATAACGATTCTGCAGTTACAATATTCCTTTAATggttctttttatttattccaagTCGTTTTAGTTATTGTTGGAACTCTATGCAGGCACTTTAATTGTTTtactgaagaaaaaagagatttgcttcttttccttcttttgtcaaaaatattttcctgtttTTGGGTCTGATATTTGACACCAGAAACCTGTTGGGCGTGTCTTGTCTTGTTTATTGCGGTTCCTCAAAATGTTCCTAAACATTACGAGTAGCTACGTGATcagttagtttttaaaaatgagtttggtatttttaaatactttgtacttttccacataaaacaTGTTGCGTAGAGTTGACgaaatatagtaaaaaaatatattaaaatgtgattttgTTATAAGAAGTTTATAGATTCTGTCTTAtcagttatatttttataataaaatttttatttaacaaagcCGCGTTTTATTAGGAATGCATTTGTGATGATTAAGTTTTTGTCATGAAACAGACACTCTATCAGACAAGCACAACTCAGCACCTTTCTTTGTGGCCAAAACGATTCCTTTTTTCGCTTCAGAAGGCGGATAtgccataaataaaatttttaccgtCAACATATTAACATTTGTTACAAAAGTGAAGTTAAAGTTGATGGCAAGAATATTTAATACAGACGTCATATGCACCattaagaaaatgaaatatacattTCTTGCTATAAGAAGGGAGCTTAATGGCCTTTCTTTCACAACTCCTGCttagattttcatttttcttctatttatTTACACAAAATGAACCTGAACTAGCCCAGAGTAAAAACAAGCACGGTTAGATTGTATTTTCTTTCGCAAAAATAAACGGAGTTTGTGTACTTTGTTTtcaacattaaaatatgtaagaTTGTCTTCATTTGACTCACTCTTGATCTCTTCCATGGATAGTAACACTAATCCCTCAAATTTGTCAGTCTGTATAGGTAGTAATAAAACAATAGTTTAATATATTGACTATGTTCATATTAAATACAATTAAACTATCTATCACAAGAAATTGTCTCTAATCAGCTTTCAAGTTTAATGCATAGGTAGGAATAGATTCACCACCATACCTCCTTTTTGCTTCTTCAATGAATGCAGTTTCCATCTGTTTCACCAAACgttcaaaaaataatccagaGACTTGAGAGTGCAGTAAAgatttgaattcaaatttgatataaaagtCTATAATGCACGAGTTGGGAACATTTTTGAGTCCAGGAGCAAATTTCCAGGTGCTCTCTAAATAGTTAAACAGGCGCCCATCATTACATTGAGCTTTAACCAGTCTGGGCCGTATCAAAGTTACTTTTGAGGTATAGTTTTCAATTATAGGAGGAAATCCTATTTCCAAGTTGGCATGAAggatatttgtaattttattgtagTCGAGTATTGCAGATTTAGT includes these proteins:
- the LOC136346604 gene encoding coenzyme Q-binding protein COQ10 homolog A, mitochondrial yields the protein MLIFIRQFHINRILERDKVYNARKLLGFSDEQMYNVVSDVKHYKQFLPFCTKSAILDYNKITNILHANLEIGFPPIIENYTSKVTLIRPRLVKAQCNDGRLFNYLESTWKFAPGLKNVPNSCIIDFYIKFEFKSLLHSQVSGLFFERLVKQMETAFIEEAKRRYGGESIPTYALNLKAD